The sequence below is a genomic window from Candidatus Protochlamydia naegleriophila.
AGCTTATAAAATCAAAAACCGTTAGCCTGAAAGATCACATCCCTTTCGGAAAAATCTTCAAAGAGCATCTAGGTAATCAGGTTAATTTTTAAAGCAACTGCTAGATGCCCTCTCAGACTAACGGTTAGTACTAAGCTGGCGCGTCCTGTCCAACGATGTCAGGATCTGATGAAACACCAGTCCGCTGGACTGATGGTGGGATAACAATTTCCTGATCGAAGAGCTTACCTAAATGGCTTTCTACATTAAGAAATTTCGCATTATCTTTGATTTGTGCTTCAATTTTGCCTAAAGCTTCGTCGATCAGGCCCATCTTCCACTGAGCCTTTTCTCTAGGCATATCAGCCACATTTTTGATTCCCTCACGCTTTGCTTTTAATGACACTTTTTCTAATAAATCTCGTTTGACCAATTCTTTCGTTTGTTAGGAAATTAAATTAGATTCTGAACCTTGAAAAGATTGTCTATCACATTCAATACAACGATAGTTTTGTTTGCCATGACGAATATGACTGTTATTCCTTAAGAGATCAGATTTTCATAAGTAATCCAATAAAGTTAGGGCTAACAATGCTAGTACAAATACAATTGCAATTTTTATAAAGTAAGCTTGATCGAATTTTACTTTCTCTTTTCGAGATCTATTCACGATTAGATTAATAAAAGTCGGAATAAGAATAGACACTAAGAGGGAAATTAAAATATTATTTAACATGACAATAAGAAGTTTCCTGTTTTTAAGAAGTAAAGGACTTTACAACTTGAAATAATTTCTTATAAACTGCTGATCTTTCTTCGCTTTTAAAACACCACTTCAAGCAACTAAGCCTATTTTTACAAGGAAACAATGTATTTATACCAATTTATTCGCAATTTCAGGTATAAACGAGTATAAACAGGAATAAATGCATGGATCGTATCAAAAACCCTTTCTCCCCTGGTGCTGGTGCGCCGCCTCCTGAATTGGTTGGCAGAGACCCAATTCTTGAAGAAGCTGCTATTCTTTTAGGGCGAATCAAACTAAAGCGACCTGAAAAAAGCATGCTACTTACAGGACTTCGGGGCGTAGGAAAAACCGTTTTGCTAAATGAAATTGAACACAAAGCAAGGGAAGAAGGCTATCGAACAATTTTAATCGAAGCTCATGAAGGTAAAACATTGGGAGCATTAATTGCGCCTCATCTTTGGAAGTTGCTTTTTGAATTGGATCGAATTGCTGGTCTTGGTAATAAAGTTAAACGTGGCTTATCTGTCTTACGCAGCTTTATTTCAGCTCTTAACGTAACGGTTAATGATGTCACGATTGGTTTAGATATTGAACCTGAAAGAGGGGCAGCGGATAGTGGAGATTTGGAAATCGACCTTCCTAATCTTTTTGTAGCTCTTGCGGAGGCTGCTGAGGACCGTAAAAGTGCCATTGCAATTTTTATCGATGAAATTCAATATTTCTCTCAAAAAGAGCTCGGCGCGTTAATCATGGCGATGCACAAAATCCAGCAACGTCAACTTCCTTTAGTCCTATTAGGAACCGGCTTACCAATTTTACCGGGATTAGCAGGAGACTCCAAATCGTATGCAGAAAGACTTTTCAACTTTCCCAATATTGGAGCATTATCAGAAACTGATGCCGCCAAAGCTCTAAATGACCCTGCTCAAGTCGAAGGGGTAGTTTTTGAACCTGATGCGTTAGCTGAAATCTATAGAATGACAAAAGGGTATCCCTACTTTCTTCAAGAGTGGGGTTATCAATCTTGGAATCATGCTAAAGCAAGTCCAATTACTCTAAAAGTCATTCAAGAAGCCACAAGTATGGTCATTCAACGCCTGGATAAGAATTTCTTCCGAGTTAGATTTGATCGTCTAATTCCTAGTGAAAAGAATTTCTTAAGAGCAATGGCTGAGTTAGGCCCAGGCTCTCATAGAAGTGGAGATATTGCGGACATATTGAATTTCAAAATAACGAGTCTCGCTCCTGTTAGGTCAAAACTAATCAAAAAGGGAATGATCTATAGCCCTGCTCATGGAGAACTATCTTTTACAGTTCCTCTTTTCGATGAATTCATGGTTAGAGCGATCCCGAATTTTAAATAGAGACATCAGTCGGTTTTACGAATTCTGAGATGCCACTAAATTCATTGGTAGTATCTTAGAAAATCATTCTCTCAACATTTGATTAGTTATCCTGCTCTCGTGTCAGCTACTGTGAGATGCTTTGACATTGCTTGGATAGGGCGCATTCGTAATGCGAAGGTCGTCGGTTCGACTCCGGCTTTGGGCAATTCATTTTTAATTGTTGAGAGGTATGCCAAAAAGCGATTCATTTGGCACTTCACTTTTGGACCAATCGGCTAAGCCACTGCCGTGGACCAAATGAGGAAAGCAACCAGCAACAATCTACAACAAGTCTCATTAACAGTTCAGTAGTTGACCCAATTTTTACCATTAAAAATAGGGTCGTTAGAGTGAAAGATCTCGAAGCACTCAAAAAGAGCTTGCCTGCGGGCATTGATATTCGAATTACAAGTAAAAATGTTGTAAAATTCCGAATCAACTTGTTTGTTCTTTAAAACTTCAGCTGTCATTTTTTCCTTTTTATCTTCCTAGGGCAGCTATGCGAGTGTTGGAATGAGATTCACCAATCCATGTACTACCGCGCTCAGCTTGTGATTTTGCTGGGCTAATCATGATACTTACGTCTTGTCCTAGTTCGTTTAGAAAACGAATCAGGCGCTCTAAAGAAAAACTTCTTAATCTACCACGAATCAAAGCGGAGATTTTGGGTTGGTCGATCCCTAAAATTTCAGCTGCATGCTTTTGTGTGAGTTTTTTCTTCTTAATAAGCTTTGCAATTTGACGAGCAAGCTCGGATTTTGCTAAAGCTTCTTCAGGATTTTCAATACCTAAATCCGCAAACACGTTTCCGGAGCTTTCTTCGTATACGATCTTTTTTTTCATAACTACTTTTCTCCTTTTAATTCTTTGCAGAGAGCTTCTGCATCTTTTAAACGGCGTTTAACTAAATCAATTTCTTGTTTTGGCGTTGATATGCCACTTTTGGATTTTTTCTGAAAGGCATGCAGTACAAAAATGAATTCAGCCATTTCAACCGTATAAATCACGCGGTAGGTTCCCGATCTGTCGTTTTCACGAAGCTCGATAACTTTAGCATTACCTAACCCGCTAAGAGTTTTTGCATGGTTGTGCCTATCGCCCATTTGCGCAAGATATAAACCATGTCCCACTTCATCTTGAACTTCATCGGGAAATTGCTTGAGGTCTTCGCGGCTCGATCCAATCCAGAAAAGTCGTTTCATTAACTGTCCTATGTCTCTTTCTAATCCTATTATGCTTAAATGAGCATATATTGCGCAAGAGGAAAGGATGGAATTCCCTGGACCAACGGTGGACCAAATAGGGGCGACAAACCAATTGAAATTGCATTAAATGGCGATAGATTATTAAGAAAAGATGGGTTATCCTGCTCTCGTGTCAGCTACTGTGAGATACTTTGACATTGCTTGGATAGGGCGCATTCGTAATGCGAAGGTCGTCGGTTTGAATCCGGCTTTGGGCAACACATAAAACATTTTAGATCAAGATCTTGCATGATTTTCTTTTGCTAAAAGAATCGTGCACTTTTCTCACTTGGCACACCCTACGTTAGGTTAAGCGACTTTTTTCTTTCAAATTGAAACGATGGAAGACGTGTTTACTATACCTATATCCCAGAAAAAAAGATTTTATTGCTATTAATATTCTCACGTCAAGATTTGATGGTTGTTACCTTAGGGAGTCCTTCGATTTTAATTCTTCTACTGTTTTGTATATCCAATTTCTATGTCGTCTTTGTCTATCAAATGATTCAAGCGCGATAATTTTTTTTCCGACCGATAAATTTCTCTGGATGGTTCTTCTTTTAAAGAAAGCTATGAGGCATTAAAGGAATGAACTTATTCAAGATTGAGCTAAAAGCATACAATTTGTATTGGCTTACCTTTTGTCAACTCAATGTAGTTATTGATTAACTTCTTTATAGAAAAAATCAATTTATATTGAATGTATTTAGTAGATTCTGCTAAAAAATTGAAATTTTAGCAAATAAATTTATAAAAATATTAATTAACAACTTTTAGTGACTGGAATAACGACTATGCAAGGACCTGGGTATATAGATATTATTTTACTTTTTGCATTTACATTATTTAACGCATTTTTACTGAATAGATGGATTATTAGTTATTTGTCTGCATTTGGATTTAAAATTACAAAACAACAAACGATAAGTACAACATGGATACTTTTTGCAATTCTAACAAACTTAATTCTTTTTTCTTCTCTAGTTTACTTACTGTTTTTTCGATATCTGCCATAACTCCCTCTCCAGCTTATGCGTTTGAAGTAAACCCTGGTAATATTAACTTTGCGATTAAGATAGAGAAGCTTGTAGAAAAATTCAAAAAATACAAAGACAGGTTGGACTCTGAAAAAGCTATTGAGACAATGTTAGAGCTAAGAAAAGAAGTCGAGAGCTATACAGGAAAGAAAATCGACTTAAAGAGTGATAAAAAAACCGTTAGTCCGAACATTATTCCTTTCAGAATGATCTCAAACTAACGGTTAAGCGCTCAGACCTATTCAATCTGATCTGGCGCGGACGATACAACTGTTTGACGCACCGGAGTAGAAACAACTTCCTGCTCAAAGAGCTTGCCTAAATGGCTCTCTACATTGAGAACTTTCGCATTGGCCTCGAGTTGCTTATCAATTTTGCCCACAGTCTCCTCGATCATCGCCAATCTCCACTGAGCAACGTCTGTAGGT
It includes:
- a CDS encoding AAA family ATPase; this translates as MDRIKNPFSPGAGAPPPELVGRDPILEEAAILLGRIKLKRPEKSMLLTGLRGVGKTVLLNEIEHKAREEGYRTILIEAHEGKTLGALIAPHLWKLLFELDRIAGLGNKVKRGLSVLRSFISALNVTVNDVTIGLDIEPERGAADSGDLEIDLPNLFVALAEAAEDRKSAIAIFIDEIQYFSQKELGALIMAMHKIQQRQLPLVLLGTGLPILPGLAGDSKSYAERLFNFPNIGALSETDAAKALNDPAQVEGVVFEPDALAEIYRMTKGYPYFLQEWGYQSWNHAKASPITLKVIQEATSMVIQRLDKNFFRVRFDRLIPSEKNFLRAMAELGPGSHRSGDIADILNFKITSLAPVRSKLIKKGMIYSPAHGELSFTVPLFDEFMVRAIPNFK
- a CDS encoding helix-turn-helix domain-containing protein — encoded protein: MKKKIVYEESSGNVFADLGIENPEEALAKSELARQIAKLIKKKKLTQKHAAEILGIDQPKISALIRGRLRSFSLERLIRFLNELGQDVSIMISPAKSQAERGSTWIGESHSNTRIAALGR
- a CDS encoding type II toxin-antitoxin system RelE/ParE family toxin — translated: MKRLFWIGSSREDLKQFPDEVQDEVGHGLYLAQMGDRHNHAKTLSGLGNAKVIELRENDRSGTYRVIYTVEMAEFIFVLHAFQKKSKSGISTPKQEIDLVKRRLKDAEALCKELKGEK